In Camelina sativa cultivar DH55 chromosome 16, Cs, whole genome shotgun sequence, a single window of DNA contains:
- the LOC104749968 gene encoding senescence-associated protein 13 yields the protein MATNSRWSLGGMTALVTGGSKGIGEAVVEELSMMGAKVHTCARDETQLQERLREWQAKGFQVTTSVCDVSSRDQREKLMETVSTLFQGKLNILVNNAGTFIVKPTTEYTAEDYSFIMATNIESAFHLSQLAHPLLKASGSGSIVLMSSTAGIVHINNVGSIYGATKGAMNQLARNLACEWASDSIRANAVCPWFITTPLVNDCLNDKEFKKEAEKRTAVGRIGEANEVSPLVAFLCLPAASYITGQAICVDGGVTINGFSFKLVP from the exons ATGGCAACAAATTCTAGATGGAGTCTTGGAGGCATGACCGCTCTTGTCACTGGTGGCTCTAAAGGCATCGG GGAAGCTGTGGTGGAGGAACTGTCTATGATGGGAGCAAAAGTCCACACATGTGCAAGAGACGAAACTCAGCTTCAGGAACGCTTACGTGAGTGGCAAGCAAAAGGGTTTCAGGTCACCACTTCTGTCTGCGACGTTTCTTCTCGTGATCAACGAGAGAAACTTATGGAGACCGTTTCCACTCTCTTCCAAGGAAAACTCAATATCCTT GTCAACAATGCCGGCACGTTCATTGTCAAGCCGACCACAGAGTATACAGCAGAAGATTACTCGTTTATAATGGCTACAAATATCGAGTCAGCTTTCCATCTCTCGCAGCTCGCACACCCTTTGTTGAAAGCATCTGGTTCAGGGAGCATCGTGCTCATGTCGTCCACTGCTGGAATTGTGCATATCAATAATGTTGGATCCATTTATGGAGCAACCAAAG GAGCCATGAATCAGCTGGCTAGAAACTTAGCTTGCGAATGGGCGAGCGACAGCATAAGGGCTAACGCTGTTTGCCCATGGTTCATCACAACTCCTTTGGTTAACGAT TGTCTCAATGACAAAGAGTTTAAAAAAGAAGCGGAGAAGAGGACAGCGGTAGGGCGTATTGGAGAGGCAAACGAAGTTTCACCGCTTGTGGCATTTCTTTGTCTTCCTGCAGCTTCTTACATTACAGGCCAAGCCATCTGCGTTGACGGAGGTGTCACTATCAACGGTTTCTCCTTCAAGCTTGTGCCTTAA
- the LOC104749969 gene encoding tropinone reductase homolog At2g29290: MATVSRWSLGGMTALVTGGSKGIGEAVVEELSMMGARVHTCARDETQLQERLREWQAKGFQVTTSICDVSSREQRETLMETVSSLFQGKLNILVNNAGTYISKPTTEYTAEEYSFIMATNLESSFHLSQLAHPLLKASGSGSIVHMSSVAGVVHVNVGSIYGATKGAMNQLARNLACEWASDNIRTNAVCPWLIKTPLANDLLNDEEIKKEVESRTPMGRVGETNEVSSLVAFLCLPAASYITGQVICVDGGFTVNGFSYQPHA; the protein is encoded by the exons ATGGCAACGGTTTCTAGATGGAGTCTTGGAGGCATGACCGCTCTTGTCACTGGTGGCTCTAAAGGCATCGG GGAAGCTGTGGTGGAGGAACTATCTATGATGGGAGCAAGAGTCCACACATGTGCCAGAGACGAAACTCAGCTTCAAGAACGCTTACGTGAGTGGCAAGCAAAAGGGTTTCAGGTCACCACTTCTATTTGTGACGTTTCTTCCCGTGAGCAACGAGAGACACTCATGGAAACCGTTTCATCTCTCTTCCAAGGAAAACTCAACATCCTT GTAAACAATGCGGGAACGTATATATCCAAGCCGACCACAGAGTATACAGCAGAAGAATATTCGTTTATAATGGCTACAAATCTCGAGTCATCTTTCCATCTCTCACAGCTCGCGCACCCTTTGTTGAAAGCCTCTGGCTCAGGGAGCATCGTGCACATGTCCTCCGTAGCTGGAGTCGTGCATGTCAATGTTGGATCCATCTATGGAGCAACCAAAG GAGCCATGAATCAGCTGGCTAGAAACTTAGCTTGCGAATGGGCGAGCGACAACATAAGGACTAACGCTGTTTGTCCCTGGTTAATCAAAACTCCTTTGGCTAATGAT CTTCTCAATGAtgaagagattaaaaaagaagTGGAGAGTAGGACACCAATGGGGCGTGTTGGAGAGACAAATGAAGTCTCATCGCTTGTGGCATTTCTTTGTCTTCCTGCAGCTTCTTACATAACTGGTCAAGTCATTTGCGTTGATGGAGGTTTCACTGTTAATGGCTTCTCCTATCAGCCACATGCTTAA